Proteins from a genomic interval of Gammaproteobacteria bacterium:
- the efp gene encoding elongation factor P: MATYSTNEFKSGMKLMIDGAPYTIVECEFVKPGKGQAFARVKLRNLQTRRVIERTFKTGESAEAADVVDTDMQYLYNDGELWHFMHPDTYEQVAAGKDVVGEASKWLKDQDMCVLTLWNSQPIDVVPPNFVELRIVETDPGVRGDTASGGGKPATLETGAVVRVPLFVEQEEVIKVDTRTGEYVSRVKE, encoded by the coding sequence ATGGCTACTTATAGCACTAATGAATTCAAATCGGGTATGAAATTAATGATCGATGGGGCACCCTATACCATTGTAGAGTGTGAGTTTGTCAAACCAGGGAAAGGTCAGGCGTTCGCCCGAGTTAAATTACGCAATCTGCAAACTCGGCGCGTCATCGAACGAACCTTTAAAACGGGTGAGTCGGCCGAAGCGGCTGATGTTGTGGATACGGACATGCAATATTTATATAACGATGGTGAGTTATGGCATTTCATGCATCCCGATACCTATGAGCAGGTCGCTGCAGGCAAAGATGTGGTGGGAGAAGCCAGTAAGTGGTTGAAAGATCAAGATATGTGTGTGCTGACATTATGGAATAGCCAGCCCATTGATGTGGTTCCGCCCAATTTTGTGGAATTGCGTATTGTGGAAACTGACCCAGGTGTACGTGGGGATACCGCCAGCGGTGGCGGTAAACCGGCAACTCTGGAAACAGGAGCCGTAGTACGCGTCCCCTTGTTTGTGGAACAAGAAGAAGTGATCAAAGTAGATACCCGGACCGGGGAATACGTCAGTCGCGTCAAAGAATAA
- the epmA gene encoding EF-P lysine aminoacylase EpmA, translating into MESWRPNASLEALKLRAHTLAKIREFFAERQVLEVETPTLCRAVDPDPHIDCFQSQFNGPGFARALGLFLRSSPEFHMKRLLCAGSGSIYQISKCFRQGELGALHQPEFTMLEWYRTDFDQNDLVAEMKDLLMRLAPQWSWHRCHTLSYADAFLRYVQVDPLQASAEELNICLQRYGVQLQDGDLADEFLLLDCLMSHIIQPQLGREGPLFLTDFPARQAALSQLNPLDARVSQRFELFVDGVELANGFCELRDATELQRRLEQDCQTRRDNGQTLIPLDRALIAAHQSGLPQCAGVALGFDRLMMLISGVDQIDQVLAFSEFQ; encoded by the coding sequence GTGGAATCCTGGCGTCCCAATGCCAGCCTGGAAGCGTTAAAACTGCGGGCACACACCTTGGCAAAAATACGTGAATTTTTTGCCGAGCGTCAGGTGCTGGAGGTGGAAACGCCCACCTTATGCCGAGCCGTGGACCCGGATCCTCACATAGACTGTTTTCAAAGCCAATTTAATGGCCCGGGCTTTGCTCGGGCATTGGGCTTGTTTTTGCGCAGTTCACCGGAATTTCACATGAAGCGCCTGTTATGTGCGGGTAGTGGTTCTATCTATCAAATTAGCAAATGCTTTCGTCAGGGTGAGCTGGGCGCGTTGCACCAGCCGGAATTTACCATGCTGGAGTGGTATCGCACAGATTTTGATCAAAACGACCTGGTCGCGGAGATGAAAGATTTGTTGATGCGATTGGCACCCCAGTGGTCGTGGCATCGCTGCCATACCTTGTCTTATGCCGATGCTTTCCTACGCTACGTTCAAGTGGACCCATTACAAGCCAGTGCAGAAGAGTTAAACATCTGTTTACAACGTTACGGTGTTCAGCTTCAGGATGGGGATTTAGCGGATGAATTTTTGTTGTTGGATTGTCTGATGAGTCATATTATTCAACCGCAGCTGGGGCGGGAGGGGCCTTTATTTCTGACGGATTTTCCAGCCCGGCAGGCGGCTTTGTCACAATTGAATCCACTGGATGCAAGGGTGTCGCAACGGTTTGAATTGTTTGTGGATGGGGTGGAGTTGGCCAATGGTTTTTGTGAATTGCGTGATGCCACGGAATTGCAACGGCGTTTGGAACAGGATTGTCAAACGCGGCGGGATAACGGGCAGACATTGATTCCCCTGGATCGAGCGCTCATTGCGGCACACCAATCCGGCTTACCGCAATGTGCCGGTGT